A genomic window from Pirellulaceae bacterium includes:
- a CDS encoding YbaB/EbfC family nucleoid-associated protein: MFNFKNLSGLSQLMMNAGSITERVQQMRQNLSEEVATGSAAEGAIHIEVTGAGEVRKLLIHASLIEHGATDQLEQLLPQAINEALAKVRQMHISKVRELTGGIDLPGLDDLLKS; encoded by the coding sequence ATGTTTAATTTTAAAAATCTGAGCGGTCTGTCGCAACTGATGATGAATGCCGGTTCCATTACCGAGCGTGTTCAGCAGATGCGCCAGAACCTGTCCGAAGAAGTGGCTACCGGCTCAGCGGCCGAGGGAGCAATTCACATCGAAGTGACCGGAGCGGGGGAAGTCCGTAAGCTGCTGATTCATGCCTCGTTGATTGAACACGGCGCGACCGATCAATTAGAGCAATTGTTGCCACAAGCCATCAACGAAGCGCTGGCCAAGGTGCGGCAGATGCACATCAGCAAAGTGCGCGAGCTGACCGGCGGGATCGACCTGCCCGGCTTGGATGATTTACTGAAAAGTTAA
- the recR gene encoding recombination mediator RecR — MSENSASVQNLIVQLGRLPGVGRKSAERLAYHLLRVSRSEALALADAIRQVRENTRYCSACYNLAEGPLCGICSNPSRDSQRLCIVEQPQDLMALEQTGAYRGLYHVLLGRVAPLEGIGPDQLTIDALVERVRRGNFAEVVMATNPTVEGDGTALYITNQLAEFPVLMTRLARGITVGSVLEHTNREILTDAIQGRQKL, encoded by the coding sequence ATGAGCGAGAATTCAGCTTCGGTTCAAAACTTGATTGTTCAGTTGGGACGCTTGCCGGGTGTTGGTCGCAAGTCCGCAGAACGTTTGGCATATCACTTGTTGCGAGTCAGTCGCAGTGAGGCGCTAGCCTTAGCGGATGCTATTCGCCAAGTGCGCGAGAATACGCGCTACTGTAGCGCTTGTTATAACCTGGCCGAGGGTCCATTGTGCGGCATTTGCAGCAATCCAAGCCGTGATTCGCAGCGACTGTGCATCGTCGAACAACCTCAGGATTTGATGGCGCTGGAGCAGACCGGTGCTTATCGGGGCCTGTATCATGTGCTACTGGGACGAGTGGCTCCACTGGAAGGAATCGGCCCAGACCAGCTGACCATTGACGCGTTGGTCGAGCGCGTGCGGCGCGGAAACTTTGCTGAAGTGGTCATGGCCACCAACCCAACTGTCGAAGGGGACGGGACCGCGCTGTATATTACCAATCAACTCGCCGAATTCCCTGTGTTGATGACGCGATTGGCGCGAGGGATCACTGTCGGCAGCGTGCTAGAGCACACCAATCGCGAAATTCTAACCGACGCCATTCAAGGGCGGCAGAAACTTTAG
- a CDS encoding N-acetylglucosamine-6-phosphate deacetylase, producing MPNIAGSQDADTNLLGSGYVDLQLNGYVGVDFNDPKTTSHQLQQAAQALHNDGVSAVLPTIITADLDSMCRCIANVVGAMATDPLCGALFRGVHIEGPFLSPEPGYIGAHPAEHALAACANSLDKLFDAAQGMARLLTLAPEVDCDGVLTRACVQRGCLVAAGHTNASLQDLQRAVDAGLSLFTHLGNGCPRMLDRHDNIIYRALRFRDRLTYTLIADSFHIPEVLFRNLLDWIDSSRLCVVSDAISATGLGPGEYQLGLHRVRIGPDKAAWDAEGQHFVGAASSMRDADRWLAAGLGLGRELRLQLLSQNPARLLGL from the coding sequence ATGCCAAATATCGCCGGTTCGCAGGACGCTGATACGAATTTGCTGGGCAGCGGGTACGTCGACTTACAGTTAAACGGTTACGTTGGCGTCGACTTTAATGATCCAAAGACGACGAGCCATCAATTGCAGCAGGCCGCCCAAGCGTTGCACAATGACGGTGTTTCGGCTGTACTGCCGACGATCATAACTGCCGACTTGGATTCCATGTGCCGCTGCATTGCCAATGTGGTCGGTGCTATGGCCACCGATCCGCTGTGTGGCGCACTGTTTCGCGGGGTGCATATCGAAGGTCCGTTTTTATCGCCCGAACCGGGATATATCGGTGCGCACCCGGCCGAACATGCCTTGGCCGCTTGTGCAAATTCGCTCGACAAGCTGTTCGATGCAGCTCAGGGAATGGCTCGCCTGTTAACGTTGGCACCAGAAGTCGATTGTGATGGAGTGCTCACTCGAGCCTGCGTACAGCGCGGCTGTCTGGTCGCCGCTGGGCACACTAACGCCAGTCTGCAGGACTTGCAGCGAGCGGTGGATGCTGGATTGAGCCTGTTTACGCATTTGGGAAACGGCTGCCCACGCATGCTGGATCGACATGACAATATTATCTATCGTGCTCTCCGATTTCGCGATCGCTTGACTTACACGCTGATCGCCGACAGCTTTCACATCCCTGAAGTATTGTTCCGCAATCTGCTGGACTGGATTGATTCTTCCAGACTTTGTGTGGTGTCGGATGCTATCAGCGCCACCGGTTTGGGGCCTGGCGAGTATCAATTGGGATTACACCGCGTACGCATTGGCCCCGATAAAGCTGCTTGGGATGCCGAGGGCCAGCACTTCGTTGGTGCCGCTAGCAGTATGCGCGATGCCGACCGATGGCTAGCCGCGGGACTGGGACTTGGTCGAGAACTACGTCTGCAATTGCTGTCGCAGAACCCAGCCAGGCTGTTGGGACTGTAA
- a CDS encoding peptidase produces the protein MTRSRSRNRLTEQSPVSVSRRQFLAATSTAVLAVHVGGGTARAHAGAASEVIIGQGEFQYRVYHQWPQLPSQYTWQTTHNVAVDSSENLYVIHEGKQELADHPSIFVFDASGKFVRAFGSQFQGGGHGLEVRREGNEEFLYVTAYQQVKSFAKLTLKGEVVWEQYAPMQSGKYAEGEAEHRQRVWGRNRFMPTNFAFLPDGGFLLADGYGSFFIHRYDANGQWLSSFGGEGKGEGTFNTPHGLWIDSRGNQPVVVVTDRAHHTLQRFTIEGKYLDTIEGFGLPANIDVQGQWMLVPELIARVSILDKNNRVVAQLGDDSQRLSADSKHAIRNDESRWLDGKFVHPHDACFAADGSIFVAEWVGRGRVSKLQKL, from the coding sequence ATGACAAGGTCCCGTTCGCGAAATCGCTTGACCGAACAATCCCCTGTTTCCGTAAGCCGTCGCCAGTTCCTGGCGGCAACATCGACGGCGGTGCTGGCTGTACACGTTGGAGGCGGCACGGCCAGAGCACATGCCGGGGCTGCCTCCGAAGTCATTATTGGCCAAGGGGAATTTCAGTACCGGGTCTATCATCAGTGGCCGCAATTGCCAAGTCAATATACCTGGCAGACGACGCACAACGTAGCTGTGGATTCGTCCGAAAATCTGTATGTAATCCACGAAGGCAAGCAAGAGCTGGCCGATCACCCGTCGATCTTCGTGTTCGATGCCAGCGGTAAATTCGTACGAGCGTTTGGCAGCCAGTTCCAAGGCGGTGGGCATGGACTGGAGGTTCGTCGCGAGGGCAACGAAGAGTTCCTGTACGTCACCGCCTATCAGCAGGTGAAGAGTTTTGCCAAGCTGACATTGAAGGGCGAAGTCGTTTGGGAACAGTATGCGCCCATGCAAAGCGGCAAATACGCCGAGGGCGAAGCCGAGCATCGCCAGCGGGTATGGGGCCGCAATCGCTTCATGCCTACGAATTTTGCATTTCTGCCCGACGGCGGCTTTCTGCTGGCCGATGGTTATGGCAGCTTCTTCATCCACCGCTACGATGCCAACGGCCAATGGCTAAGTAGCTTTGGCGGTGAGGGAAAAGGAGAGGGTACATTTAATACACCGCATGGCTTGTGGATCGACAGTCGAGGCAACCAGCCGGTTGTGGTGGTGACTGATCGGGCACACCACACCCTGCAGCGGTTCACCATCGAGGGCAAGTACCTGGATACCATTGAAGGTTTTGGGTTGCCAGCCAATATTGATGTACAGGGGCAGTGGATGTTGGTTCCAGAATTAATAGCGCGTGTCAGTATCTTGGATAAAAATAATCGTGTCGTCGCCCAATTGGGAGATGATTCGCAACGACTGTCAGCCGATAGCAAGCACGCGATCCGCAACGACGAAAGCCGCTGGCTCGATGGCAAATTTGTACATCCCCATGACGCCTGTTTTGCCGCCGACGGCAGCATCTTTGTCGCTGAATGGGTAGGACGGGGGCGCGTAAGTAAGCTGCAAAAGCTTTGA
- the dnaX gene encoding DNA polymerase III subunit gamma/tau, whose product MARRYRPKSFDELIGQEHVSQALATAIASGRVGHAYLFTGARGVGKTSTARIFAKALSIPAGSPPELSEEISAAIDSGDDMDVIEIDGASNRRIEEIRQLRANVSVRPSRARFKIYIIDEVHMLTKEAFNALLKTLEEPPEHVKFIFCTTDPEKIPITILSRCQRFDFAPVKFEAIQQRLLEIAEAEGYQIEPAAVALLARRASGSMRDSQSLLEQVMSFSSGTITADQVHSLLGTADEGSLLEIVDALYRQDALQAICRVEQAVASGADAGQVAEQLLNYLRDLMAVGVGGGPELLKFANPISHSQLVQLATAWGLQTVLTAIQILDEALVRMRSSVSAMTLLEVSLVQICQLQQLTSIPALLEALRTQGSQNSPQKKSSVITRAESKTLPVQAKLESDASPAKAELDTPVPTELATTSQSPLALWQQATRNIAGILADYCSVVEAVDAISQTAWRVVFPAGATQPRDYCEHPSRKAELCRVVHECTGRAISLNFEVQAGPPPAAPVVAPTASSQRNKRQREAAEHPLIKVICEVLQADVVRVHGDSPPPPSASPHLNSRQSTQAKPVATASASHQS is encoded by the coding sequence GTGGCACGCCGCTATCGCCCGAAGTCGTTTGACGAACTGATTGGCCAGGAACACGTATCGCAGGCGCTAGCCACGGCGATCGCCAGCGGCCGCGTCGGCCACGCATATCTATTTACCGGGGCTCGCGGAGTCGGGAAGACTTCCACGGCACGTATCTTTGCCAAGGCACTGAGTATACCAGCCGGCAGCCCGCCGGAACTGTCCGAAGAGATCTCGGCGGCCATCGACTCAGGTGACGACATGGATGTCATCGAAATTGATGGGGCTAGCAATCGTCGCATCGAAGAGATTCGCCAATTGCGTGCCAATGTCAGCGTCCGTCCCAGTCGAGCTAGATTCAAGATATACATTATCGACGAAGTACACATGCTGACCAAAGAGGCATTCAATGCGCTGCTGAAGACGTTGGAAGAACCGCCCGAGCACGTCAAGTTTATCTTCTGTACAACCGATCCTGAGAAAATTCCTATTACAATTCTGTCTCGCTGCCAACGCTTTGACTTTGCACCAGTCAAGTTCGAGGCGATTCAGCAGCGACTTCTGGAAATTGCAGAGGCAGAGGGCTACCAGATCGAGCCAGCGGCGGTGGCGCTGCTGGCTCGCCGCGCGTCCGGTTCGATGCGCGATAGCCAGTCGTTGCTTGAACAGGTGATGAGCTTTAGCAGTGGCACGATCACAGCAGATCAAGTGCACTCGCTGCTTGGTACAGCCGACGAAGGCAGTCTGCTTGAAATCGTCGATGCTCTGTATCGCCAAGACGCGCTTCAAGCCATCTGCCGCGTCGAGCAAGCGGTTGCTTCGGGAGCTGACGCAGGGCAGGTGGCCGAGCAATTGCTGAACTACCTGCGCGATTTGATGGCCGTAGGCGTTGGTGGCGGCCCTGAGCTGCTGAAATTTGCCAATCCGATTAGCCATTCGCAGTTAGTGCAGTTAGCCACAGCTTGGGGGTTGCAAACCGTTCTGACCGCCATTCAGATTTTGGATGAAGCTCTGGTCCGCATGCGCTCCAGCGTATCGGCGATGACGCTCTTAGAGGTATCGCTAGTGCAAATCTGTCAGCTTCAGCAATTGACATCGATACCAGCATTGCTTGAGGCTCTGCGGACGCAGGGTAGCCAGAATTCCCCGCAAAAAAAAAGTTCAGTGATAACCCGGGCTGAGTCCAAAACGCTGCCGGTACAAGCCAAATTGGAGTCCGATGCATCACCAGCAAAAGCAGAGCTCGATACGCCGGTACCAACAGAATTGGCAACTACGTCTCAGTCGCCATTGGCGTTGTGGCAACAGGCAACGCGAAACATCGCAGGCATACTAGCGGACTATTGTAGCGTCGTGGAGGCGGTGGACGCCATCAGCCAGACGGCATGGCGAGTGGTCTTTCCGGCCGGAGCAACGCAGCCGCGTGACTATTGCGAACATCCGAGCCGCAAAGCAGAATTGTGCCGCGTGGTGCACGAGTGTACGGGCCGGGCTATCTCGCTGAACTTTGAAGTGCAGGCTGGGCCGCCACCCGCTGCGCCGGTTGTGGCGCCGACCGCGTCGAGCCAGCGCAACAAGCGGCAGCGCGAGGCAGCGGAGCATCCATTGATCAAAGTGATCTGCGAAGTGTTGCAAGCTGACGTCGTCCGCGTTCACGGCGACTCGCCACCGCCGCCATCAGCCTCGCCACACCTGAACAGCCGACAATCGACGCAAGCCAAACCAGTCGCAACCGCCAGCGCCAGCCATCAGTCATAG